The sequence CCCCTCTTCATCTATAATATACAAAACTTTCATAACTCCCCAGCCTTCATTATCTACTCCTATTAATATTATATCTCCTATTTTAATATTAGAAATATAATTATTAGATATTGATGCTGAATATGCCGACTTCAAAGAAGTTGTTGTTGCTTCAGCATAATTAAAAGAGTTGTTAATTGCGAAACTTATTCTGCTTTCAATTTGACTTGTATTAAACTCTAATGGCAGGTAATCAATTTGCTGTAATTTCTCTTCATCGGTAAATTGTTTTAACCAAAAAGAGTTTAACTCATCATTTAATGTAAGTTGAGATCGTCTGATTGAGGTTTTTGTTTCAATATTTATTCCATCATTATACCCCGACAATGGACTATTCAACTCAATAGCACTCAGTTCCTTAAGCTCAGAACCCAAAACATTATATAATAGAGCAAATCGACACTTATTATTTAAATTATCTATTGCTTCAACATATATCTTTATTTCTGTATTTTCTTTTGAAACTTGTGGCACTTTATAATAATAAGTTTCGCTATATTTAGGGACATTGGGATTGATTCTATAATTTAATGTTTCTCCCTCTGTATCTAATGTATATACAGATAGTTCCTTTATGTAATCATTTAATGTAAACGCAGATATCTCAAATCGTATATTTGATGCAGCATATACATCTCCTTTCTTATCGGGAGCTACCACAACAACCACATTTGAGGCATCATCTTCGTTCATACACGAAACCAATAATGGGAATACCAATAATATATAGAACAACTTCCTAATTTTCATATATTATAATAAATATGTTATTAATCTTGACCCTTAAATTTATATGCTTTTACCACAGCCTTAATTGAGACTTGAGAACCAAGAAAAAGTCTTTCTTTTGTCATAGTCTGTGATATTGGCTGAAAGTATGTTGCATCAGGAAACTTCTTTATAAGTTTTGATGTTGCCTTATTCAACGGACCAGATAACAAAGAACTTCCTATTTGACTGCATAGTTTTGCTTCTTGAATATTAGTTCTATCGTATTCTTCTCCATTTACTGTATCTATAACTCTTATAAAGCCAAGGTAGGTACGATACGTAACATCTATTTTTGACTCTCCTAAATAGTCAAGATCAGACATATCAATATTCAACTGAACTTGTCCTGGTGCGTATGTTCTGCTTTTTGTGAGAGTTCCGCAACTTGATAGGACAAATAGCGTTAATATAAACGAAATATATAAAACCTTATTTCTCATGCGATTAAGTTTTTTATTATTAATTACTCGTTAGAAAAATCGTTTTAACAAAATTATCTTTTAAAGTAATATGTAAAGGTTACTCTAAATTGTTGTCCTACCTCTCCTTTTTTTGCCTTTAAGTCTGAATATATATCAGTATTGCTTTGAAATACTGCTGGATCTTTTGTATAATATATAGTTTTTTGTGAATCGGCATCAATCATCTCATATTTATACTTTAAACATGTTTGGAATAAACCTGATATTCCATACTCAACACCTATTGCAAATGGGAGATCTGCTATATATGCTTGTAATCCAACAAAAGCTCCTAAACCAATATCAAATGATGCTTTAGTTGCAGATTTTGATACATTAGCATCTAATGTTTTATCCGAATCTCTACTCCATCCTATTGGCATCTCTGCTCCCACATAAACATCTAATATGTTTTTGGGTGTAAAATGATATGCAAATCCTGGATAGAAATAGTTTCTTGAATCAATACTTGAAGATGAATTTGGTTCTGAAGTTGTATCATCTATTAATTTATCTCCGCTTGCTTTTGTACTTTCTTTATAAAATTCAGCACCTAAACGGACTTCCATTCTATCTGTCGCCATATATTTAAAGTTTACTAATGGCAACGCTGTTATTTTCAAGCCTTTATCAAACCAGCCCTTAAACATATCTGATGTAAGCCCCATATAAATACCAAAGTCTCCAGCCTCTACTCTATTCCCTCCTTTTATTTTTTTGGCAGATGGCTCAACAGTTGTTAATTGAGCATTCACTTGTGATGCTGAAAAGGCTATCGCAACAATCACAAGCATAAAAATTTTAGCTAAATACCTCATAATGATTAATTGTTTTAATATTCCTACTCTTTAGATTTTCGGTTTCCTCTAGAATGTATACAATATATATTAGATGATACAACTATTCTAATTGACAAATATAGTATATTTTTATAAATTCTATTATAAATTTATAAAAAAAATTAAAATTATATATTTTGATGCTTTCCCTGTTTATATATGGATTACCGATGTACGATACCTACGGAATAGATACAACACGAAAGCCTGTATCGGCATAACAATTATCTACCAAACAAGCATTCCGGATGGAGATACGGCATAGCGTTGAATAACTTGCATAACTACCACCACGTAACGACTTTATCTCGCCATCGTATTTATAGTCTTCTTCAAACGGAAAACTTTTATCCCAATCGCTACACCATTCATTTACGTTTCCTACCATATCGTAAAGTCCTAATTCATTGGGGAGTTTCTCTCCTACGGGATGTGTCTTGCCACTGGAATTTGCTTCATACCATGCCACCTCATCCAAATTATCGCTACCTGAATACAGTGTTCCTTTACCTTTATTGCCTCCTCGTGCTGCAAACTCCCATTGTGCCTCTGTGGGCAACATATACTTTTTGCCTGTTAGTGTGCTTAATTTTTGACAAAACTCTTGTGCTTCGTACCAATTTATGCTCTCTACTGGCAAATCACCATTATCCGAATCCTTAAATTCACTCGGATTACTTCCCATTATTGCCTGCCACTGTGACTGAGTTACAGGATATGCTCCTATATAGTATGAATCAACAGATACTTGATGCGATGGCTTTTCATCATCGTATGCATATATATCTTCTTCATCTGCTCCCATAGTAAAGGTTCCGCCCTCTACATATATCATCTTCATATTAAGATGTTTTATACCCTCAATATAAAACTCTTTCTGTTTATTCTCTTGCATTGCCTTATTGAAAGTTATTTGTATACAGTAAAGAGGCTGTGTCAAAATACAATTTTTGGCTCAGCCTCTTAAGGTTTGTCAGAATTAATAAAATACAAGGCGTTGAAATTTAGGGCGATAGGAGTGTACGTAGGTACATAACTGAGTCCTAATATTGAAAACAACACAGTAGTTTGTCAATTATGACACACCGCCCTTACTTCAGTTATTTGCAATCTTATTTTATCTCTCTAATTAACATTCCCGGCAGAAATTCGGCACGTCCCGAAACTTTTGTAAACGATGTTGCGGTTAGGTCTGATCCTAATGCATTCTCTTCGGTTGCCATATATCTGTTATCCCAAATCTTTCCTGGTATGGGTTTTATAACACCTACTCTTTTATATTCTGTTAATCCCTCTTCAGTCATATACTTCTCTAACACCTCGTATCTTGAAGCGTCTGTTATTCCCTCTTTCATTCCTATCTTGGCTGTTATCTCGGGATCTACTGAGTATATTGGAGTTTTTACCTTAAACTGCTCGTATGTACGTTGCAACTCAAGTACCGACTTATCTATTGAACGGGTACATACTTTGCGTATCATATCAATTGGTTCAAATACTCCTGCGTATGAAGTTTCTCCACTATCAACCTTCTTTGAGCCTACAAATTTTAATTTAAAGGTTGTATTATCTTCGTTAAAAGCTTTTGCTTTTTCGGGATTAACCTCTCCTTTTGTAATATAGTAGTCGGTATAGAATTTATTTGCAACTTCATCGTTCCACTCTAATTGATATAGATATGAGGTTACTATTACCCTAAATCCTCGTATATCTTCTACCGCATCGCCAATTGTGTTGGCTAAATCAGATATACTAGAACCAAAAAATGCTCCTAATACTGCTCCCAATCCTTTTACTATTCCTGAGGCTATTTTTGCCGATTTCTCTTTGTCAACATATCGTATATCGTTTACCAATACAAATGTGTTGTTTATGAGTTCCTCTCCTGCATCCTTTAGCATTGCCTCGCCTCTGATTGTTTGCTTTGACAACTCCACATCAAAATAGTCAGCATCGTACAATCCTCTTTCTGATACTTTTTCTATATCGCACTCGCCTGTTTCGCTATTGCGATTAAACCATAATGCTACTACCCTTCGAGCAACATTATTTGCATCAAGAAATTTTGTTATATCCTCTTCCGACTCTTTTTTATCCATCGAAGATATTAACTTTATGTTGAGGTCGTGGTTGTTATACTTATCGGGGGTGGGCATAGATACAAACACATCACTTATCTCTGAGGTGTATTTTGCCTTATCGTGACTGATACAGATAGAGTATATTGAACTTCTTCTGTAATCTCCCTCTTCTTGTGCTAATGCAAATGTGGGCAAGAGTAGAGATAGTGCTATTGCAATATATATATTTCTCATTGTTGTAACTTTGAAATTAATTTATAACTATTAATATGCCCACGATTCATTAGGCAACACATCGGTAATTGAACACTTGTTGGTGTTTTTATACAAATCCATTAAGCGGACATAACGCATTCCTAATGGTTTCATCTCTTTTACATACACATTATCCAATAGATATTTTGCATCGGCTTGTACCGATAGTTCCAAAGGTACAACCACAACACCTGCTTTATCAACGCATCCCCACTTGTTATCTTCGGTCATAACCAAAGCATAATCTCCATCAAATGGTAATCCAAAAACAGGAACTGTTGTATTTAGAATTACTTCAGCATCTCCGCTTTTGTTGATATAGACACTCTTACCATCTTTATATGCAAATGCCAATCCATCTACGAAATCTCCTGCTTTTGTGTATTGGTTATCAAAGTACTCTTTTCCGTCTTCATCAATCCAGCAATACACATCTCCCACTTTGCTAACAAGTGCAAATCCATCGCTAAAGTTTGCAATGTTATTATATGGGATAGAGTTTATCTTCTCTCCTTCAGGGTTAAGAATATAATTGAATTTTATAGGTTGACCTTCCTCAACAGGAGTTGTTGACACCAACGCTTTTGCATCATCAGTGATTTCGGATACTACCGAGAATTCAAAGTCTGATAGGATATTTCCTTTATCATCAACAAATGCCCACTTACCGTTTTGTTGTATAAATGCTCTTCCTTTATTGGCTTTTATAATAACACTCTCAAATTGTGGAGCAAAAATCTCTTGACCATCTTCTCCTATATATCCCCACATTACAGGAGATTTCTTACTCTCTTTTAAACCAACAGCCGCCATACCTCCTGAGAATGAGTATGCTCCATCGTATTTAAGTTCAGTAACTGCTTCTCCTTGTATGTTGATATATCCAAATTTATTATCATCTTTAACCCATGTGAGATTACCTGAAAACTGGTCGGCTATCTGATCATAGAATGTTCCGTTTAGTAACTCGCCACTCTCTTTTATATAAGCATATTTGCGTTTACTATTTTGTACCCAAGATATTCCATCTACAAACCCTTTTCTTACAGAAAGATATTTTGGAGCAACTATCTCCTCTCCTGCTGTATTTAGGTATCCCCAAAGACCTCCTACTACAGTTTTATCTGCCTGTTCTACTCCTCCTACATTTATCCAACATATTCCGTTGTCTTCAAATGTACTATGGGCAGAGTATTTTACTTCTGAGATTAATGCTCCCGAAATATTTATCAGTCCATACTTTTTGCCCGCTTTTACCCATGCAGTGTTTGTCTTATCAAAGAATCCTATCTCATCATACTTTGCAGGAAGCACTATCTCTCCAGCCTCATTGATATATCCTAACTTTCCTCCTGTCACTACTCCATCTTCAACCTTCCCTCCTGAATTTATTTGGGCTAATCCATATTTATTATAAGCACCTATATTGGCATATTTGAGTGGTACTATTACATTTCCTAAGGTATCTATTATTCCAAACTTCTGTTTTGATGAAACTTTAGCCTTTCCGTCAATAAACTCCTCAGCCGTTTCGTATGAGGGCTCAATTACCACATTACCCTCTAAATCGGCATATCCCCATTTCCCTTTCTCATTTTGATATGGTTTTAAATCAACCGCACTCACCGATAATGAAAAGGTTGCGAACAATGCCAATATTATATATATTTTCCTATTCATATATTCTTTTTTTAAGGTTGGTATAAATAGTGATATTAATCTCCAACTCCAAAAATGTTTGTAGTTACAGGTTGTTGTCCCTTTCCGTATGCTACACCAATATCACGAATTGCATTGATTTTATTATTCTCAATATCAATCTCTGCAAGTATTAAACTATTCTCAAATGCTTTA is a genomic window of Bacteroidales bacterium containing:
- a CDS encoding WG repeat-containing protein, translated to MNRKIYIILALFATFSLSVSAVDLKPYQNEKGKWGYADLEGNVVIEPSYETAEEFIDGKAKVSSKQKFGIIDTLGNVIVPLKYANIGAYNKYGLAQINSGGKVEDGVVTGGKLGYINEAGEIVLPAKYDEIGFFDKTNTAWVKAGKKYGLINISGALISEVKYSAHSTFEDNGICWINVGGVEQADKTVVGGLWGYLNTAGEEIVAPKYLSVRKGFVDGISWVQNSKRKYAYIKESGELLNGTFYDQIADQFSGNLTWVKDDNKFGYINIQGEAVTELKYDGAYSFSGGMAAVGLKESKKSPVMWGYIGEDGQEIFAPQFESVIIKANKGRAFIQQNGKWAFVDDKGNILSDFEFSVVSEITDDAKALVSTTPVEEGQPIKFNYILNPEGEKINSIPYNNIANFSDGFALVSKVGDVYCWIDEDGKEYFDNQYTKAGDFVDGLAFAYKDGKSVYINKSGDAEVILNTTVPVFGLPFDGDYALVMTEDNKWGCVDKAGVVVVPLELSVQADAKYLLDNVYVKEMKPLGMRYVRLMDLYKNTNKCSITDVLPNESWAY
- a CDS encoding SUMF1/EgtB/PvdO family nonheme iron enzyme: MQENKQKEFYIEGIKHLNMKMIYVEGGTFTMGADEEDIYAYDDEKPSHQVSVDSYYIGAYPVTQSQWQAIMGSNPSEFKDSDNGDLPVESINWYEAQEFCQKLSTLTGKKYMLPTEAQWEFAARGGNKGKGTLYSGSDNLDEVAWYEANSSGKTHPVGEKLPNELGLYDMVGNVNEWCSDWDKSFPFEEDYKYDGEIKSLRGGSYASYSTLCRISIRNACLVDNCYADTGFRVVSIP